One window from the genome of Lawsonibacter asaccharolyticus encodes:
- a CDS encoding sigma-70 family RNA polymerase sigma factor: MPRYNMYYPDYEKLYPGIEKRPDILRVLRASDRKMRYMEKGLKSERSVWDQKKQTIASLPSREISLEELMEDGRQQFSNGPTLDEQVQHQEEVYHLHQALCSLEREYQLLLYFRYWKDMSQEDVAKMLSLTQQAVSYRERYALQRLKDFVQNGEKKKF, translated from the coding sequence ATGCCGCGATACAACATGTACTACCCAGACTATGAGAAGCTCTACCCAGGCATTGAAAAACGTCCGGATATTTTGCGTGTACTGCGAGCAAGTGACCGCAAGATGCGCTATATGGAAAAGGGACTCAAATCGGAGCGTTCGGTGTGGGATCAAAAAAAACAAACCATTGCATCTTTACCCAGTCGGGAAATCTCCCTGGAGGAGCTCATGGAGGATGGACGGCAGCAATTTTCTAACGGCCCGACGCTGGACGAACAGGTGCAACATCAGGAGGAAGTATATCACTTGCATCAAGCCTTATGCAGTCTGGAAAGAGAATACCAGCTGCTGCTTTATTTCCGCTACTGGAAAGACATGAGTCAGGAGGATGTAGCGAAAATGCTTTCTCTCACGCAGCAAGCAGTCAGTTATCGTGAGCGTTATGCCTTACAACGGCTGAAAGATTTTGTGCAAAACGGAGAAAAGAAAAAATTTTAG